In a genomic window of Polycladomyces abyssicola:
- a CDS encoding lipopolysaccharide biosynthesis protein produces the protein MRNKLKQLFSDSASFAIATMGNKMVAFLLLPIMTRHLRAAQYGDWDLTNTLTLVVTYLSVLGMDAALAFYYFDAKDEQEKRSYFTATVLFSSGICVLFLLVTLLFGDPLSRLLYNKPYADVMAIAIAATVGAIVIQHTLALARYNRRVWLFNIMSMSYVIGSNLLSVIFLIYGQGGVRGIFFGQLVGQIAVAAILVFLFRREFTWRVKKKHLLDLLRYGAPLLPTMLAFWVMNAMSRPMIYHMVSESEAGIYGVAFRFATMVALVTSAFQLAWRPFAMSIKEREDAPRIYSFVARAFLVVGAFFILGLEFIIQPLIQWTTGKPEYWSAYPYVWMLSFGTVLNTLHLIVGVGLLIQKKTSTISKVFIMAAILYFIGNFILVPLYGNWGTAAMTVVTYLFVVLLIYRKSQQVYPVAFRMPSMLAFLAVYLVTMIGITWIQVNDWPDKWVYYVVATLINIAAVFITGVFRLRSLPVLFRMMPKIGQKR, from the coding sequence ATGCGAAACAAGCTAAAACAGCTTTTCTCCGATTCCGCTTCGTTCGCCATCGCCACGATGGGCAACAAAATGGTGGCATTCCTGTTGCTCCCCATCATGACGCGGCATTTACGTGCCGCGCAGTATGGGGACTGGGATCTCACCAACACCCTGACATTGGTAGTCACGTACCTGAGCGTGTTGGGTATGGACGCCGCCTTGGCGTTTTATTACTTTGATGCCAAGGATGAGCAAGAAAAAAGGAGCTATTTCACCGCAACCGTGCTGTTTAGCAGCGGGATATGCGTGTTGTTCCTGCTCGTTACCCTGTTGTTCGGCGATCCGCTCAGCCGCTTGCTCTACAACAAGCCGTACGCGGATGTCATGGCGATTGCCATCGCTGCGACGGTGGGAGCGATCGTCATCCAGCATACGCTGGCGCTGGCCCGGTACAACCGGCGTGTATGGCTGTTCAACATCATGAGCATGAGTTACGTGATAGGTTCCAACCTGCTCAGCGTGATCTTTTTGATCTACGGCCAAGGCGGTGTACGCGGTATCTTTTTCGGCCAGTTAGTGGGGCAAATCGCGGTGGCGGCCATTCTCGTTTTTCTCTTCCGCCGGGAATTCACTTGGCGTGTAAAGAAAAAGCACTTGCTCGACTTGCTGCGTTATGGAGCCCCGTTATTGCCCACCATGCTGGCGTTTTGGGTGATGAATGCCATGAGCCGGCCTATGATCTACCACATGGTGTCCGAAAGTGAGGCCGGGATCTATGGGGTTGCGTTCCGCTTCGCCACGATGGTGGCACTGGTGACATCCGCTTTCCAGTTGGCGTGGCGCCCATTTGCGATGTCCATCAAGGAGCGGGAAGATGCCCCCCGCATTTATAGCTTTGTAGCCAGGGCCTTCTTGGTTGTCGGTGCTTTCTTCATTTTGGGACTGGAATTCATTATCCAGCCCCTGATCCAATGGACGACGGGGAAACCCGAATACTGGTCCGCTTACCCCTATGTTTGGATGTTGTCGTTCGGTACGGTGCTCAACACCCTACACTTAATTGTCGGTGTCGGCTTGCTGATCCAGAAGAAAACAAGCACGATTTCGAAGGTCTTCATCATGGCCGCAATTTTGTACTTCATCGGTAATTTCATTCTTGTTCCGTTGTATGGCAACTGGGGCACGGCAGCGATGACCGTCGTCACATATTTGTTCGTCGTCCTGTTGATCTATCGCAAATCGCAACAGGTATATCCGGTTGCATTTCGCATGCCGTCCATGTTGGCTTTTTTGGCGGTGTACCTGGTGACGATGATCGGAATCACCTGGATTCAAGTGAATGATTGGCCAGACAAATGGGTGTATTATGTGGTCGCGACACTGATCAATATCGCGGCAGTTTTCATTACGGGCGTATTCCGGCTGCGTTCGTTGCCTGTTTTGTTCCGGATGATGCCCAAAATCGGACAGAAAAGGTGA
- a CDS encoding LCP family protein, whose translation MALISRMERHRKRRRWWKWFLFIMLILAGVVGYYAYEIWLAANKAYDPREKSAKRSYAVDIHKDPFTVLLMGVDEREGDVGRTDTLILVTVNPQQKQAWMMNIPRDTYVSIPGYGKDKINHAYARGGTKLTIETVEQFLDVPVDYYVEVNMLGFEKIVDELGGVEVRVPFDFTYNGYTFHQGTMTMDGKEALAFTRMRKADPRGDLGRNERQQLVIKAILHKSTSLSSITRLDNVFQHLGENVKTDMSPMQLLTFQQIYRSIAQIHTQHLRGHNTYIDGVYYYVVDKEELNRVQRLLRQHLELTGDGDVSPLMP comes from the coding sequence ATGGCCTTGATCAGTCGAATGGAGCGACACCGAAAAAGACGCCGCTGGTGGAAGTGGTTTTTGTTCATCATGTTGATCTTGGCCGGTGTCGTGGGCTATTACGCTTACGAAATCTGGTTAGCAGCCAACAAGGCGTACGATCCACGGGAAAAATCGGCGAAACGATCATACGCGGTCGACATTCACAAAGATCCCTTTACCGTCTTGCTGATGGGAGTCGACGAACGGGAAGGCGATGTCGGCCGTACCGACACATTGATTCTGGTCACGGTGAATCCCCAACAAAAACAAGCCTGGATGATGAACATTCCCCGTGATACATATGTATCCATTCCCGGATACGGAAAAGACAAAATCAATCATGCCTATGCACGTGGGGGAACCAAACTGACAATCGAGACGGTGGAGCAATTTTTGGACGTGCCTGTCGACTATTATGTGGAAGTGAACATGCTGGGATTCGAAAAAATCGTGGACGAGCTGGGCGGCGTGGAGGTTCGGGTTCCGTTCGATTTTACGTACAACGGATACACATTCCATCAGGGGACCATGACCATGGACGGAAAAGAAGCATTGGCTTTCACCCGGATGCGAAAAGCAGACCCTCGGGGGGATCTTGGGAGAAACGAGCGGCAACAACTCGTCATCAAAGCGATTCTGCACAAAAGCACTTCGTTAAGCTCCATCACCCGACTGGACAATGTGTTTCAACACCTCGGAGAAAACGTGAAAACGGATATGTCGCCCATGCAACTGCTCACATTTCAACAGATCTACCGTTCGATCGCTCAAATACACACCCAGCATCTGAGAGGACATAACACTTACATCGATGGGGTGTACTACTACGTTGTAGACAAAGAGGAGCTTAACCGGGTGCAACGCCTGCTTCGGCAACACTTGGAGCTGACCGGTGACGGAGACGTATCGCCTCTGATGCCGTGA
- a CDS encoding nucleotide sugar dehydrogenase has translation MENKTLLQKIEDKTAVIGVVGLGYVGLPLAVEKAKAGYRVIGFDIQKKRVDMVNQGINYIGDVVDEELAQIVREGRLSATTDYDHIKDVDAVAICVPTPLDKYQQPNTSYVEGSARSIAKRLHKGMLVVLESTTYPGTTEEVVQPILEETGLKVGQDFFLAYSPERVDPGNKVYNTKNTPKVVGGVTPECTKVAAALYRSVLEGEVHEVSSPRVAEMEKILENTFRHINIALANEMAILCNRMGIDIWEVIDAAKTKPYGFMAFYPGPGLGGHCIPIDPFYLTWKAREYKYHTRLIELAGEINNYMPEFVVERSMKILNRYGKALNGAKVLILGVAYKKDIDDLRDSPVLDIIQLMEKNGANLKINEPHVPTFTLNGKEYKSEELTPELVEQADLVLITTDHSVYDYQMIADKAKVIFDTRNALKNVKEIRADYEKL, from the coding sequence GTGGAAAACAAAACGCTGCTTCAAAAAATTGAAGACAAAACAGCGGTCATCGGTGTGGTCGGTCTGGGTTACGTCGGCCTGCCGCTGGCCGTGGAAAAAGCGAAAGCGGGTTATCGTGTCATTGGGTTTGACATACAGAAAAAACGGGTTGACATGGTCAACCAAGGGATCAACTATATTGGTGACGTGGTGGACGAAGAGCTGGCTCAAATCGTTCGGGAAGGCCGTCTGAGCGCCACCACTGACTATGATCACATCAAGGACGTGGACGCGGTGGCCATCTGCGTGCCGACGCCCTTGGATAAGTATCAGCAGCCCAACACCTCCTATGTGGAAGGTTCCGCGCGCTCCATCGCCAAGCGGCTCCACAAGGGGATGCTGGTCGTGTTGGAAAGCACGACATACCCGGGTACGACCGAGGAAGTGGTCCAACCGATCCTGGAAGAGACGGGCTTGAAAGTGGGTCAAGACTTCTTCTTGGCTTATTCGCCGGAAAGGGTGGACCCCGGTAACAAGGTGTACAACACCAAAAACACTCCGAAAGTGGTCGGTGGTGTGACACCGGAATGCACCAAGGTGGCGGCGGCATTGTACCGTTCGGTGCTGGAAGGGGAAGTGCATGAGGTATCCAGCCCGCGGGTGGCGGAGATGGAAAAAATCCTGGAAAACACCTTCCGTCACATCAACATCGCTTTAGCCAACGAAATGGCCATTTTGTGCAACCGGATGGGCATCGATATCTGGGAAGTGATCGATGCGGCCAAAACGAAGCCCTACGGGTTTATGGCCTTCTACCCGGGACCGGGTCTTGGCGGGCACTGCATCCCGATCGACCCGTTCTACCTGACATGGAAAGCGCGGGAATACAAGTACCACACCCGCTTGATTGAGCTGGCCGGCGAGATCAATAACTACATGCCCGAGTTTGTGGTGGAGCGCTCCATGAAAATTCTCAACCGTTACGGCAAGGCGCTCAACGGGGCCAAAGTGCTGATCCTGGGTGTGGCCTATAAGAAAGATATCGACGACCTGCGCGATTCCCCGGTGCTGGATATTATTCAGTTAATGGAGAAAAACGGCGCCAATCTGAAGATCAACGAGCCGCACGTGCCGACGTTCACGCTGAACGGCAAGGAGTACAAGAGCGAGGAACTGACACCGGAATTGGTGGAACAGGCGGATCTCGTGCTGATCACAACAGACCACAGTGTCTATGATTACCAGATGATCGCTGACAAGGCGAAAGTCATCTTCGATACGCGCAATGCATTGAAAAACGTGAAAGAGATTCGTGCGGATTATGAAAAACTATGA
- a CDS encoding glycosyltransferase family 4 protein, with amino-acid sequence MRIWLANHYAVPPNIAGITRHYELAREWAIEEGAEVTLWLSRFVHPRRTFITEEEKRAIPHVPGLHFQWLWSFPHKTNDVRRILNMGSFAALFFLTGLFKRRPDVIVASSPHLFTAFAGWMLSKVKRVPFVLEVRDLWPDSLIKMGGLKNPRVVRLLTWMESFLYRHADHIVVLTEHQRKFIRDKGIDPAKIELIPNGIVVGSWEPDPSRRSEIRKKMGVPEDHFVAIYSGAHGPANALEYVVKAGRHLEPGISIVLIGDGPEKEKLKRIKEEEQLDNVHLLDPVPKSEIFDYIAAADCGIISLADNEIFRGARPNKLFDYTFVGKPIVTTVDGEVREIVEKNEVGLFSGAEDPVGLAKALAQVRGFSREKLAQIAENGRRYIDREGDRRKLAKQFYQRLRTLVKKD; translated from the coding sequence GTGCGAATCTGGTTGGCGAACCATTACGCAGTACCGCCGAACATTGCCGGAATTACCCGGCATTATGAGCTGGCACGGGAGTGGGCGATCGAAGAGGGAGCCGAGGTCACCTTGTGGTTGTCACGTTTCGTCCATCCGCGCCGTACGTTTATCACGGAAGAGGAAAAACGGGCCATTCCACATGTTCCCGGTCTCCATTTTCAGTGGTTGTGGTCGTTCCCGCACAAGACCAACGACGTGCGTCGGATCCTGAATATGGGCAGTTTTGCCGCACTCTTTTTCCTCACGGGATTGTTCAAGCGTCGCCCGGATGTGATCGTGGCTTCTTCGCCGCATTTGTTCACGGCATTTGCGGGTTGGATGCTGAGCAAGGTAAAACGTGTCCCGTTCGTTCTGGAAGTGCGCGATTTGTGGCCGGACTCGTTGATCAAGATGGGCGGGCTGAAAAATCCGCGCGTGGTCCGTCTGCTCACGTGGATGGAATCATTTTTGTATCGTCATGCCGATCATATCGTCGTGTTGACGGAACACCAGCGGAAGTTTATCAGGGACAAAGGAATCGATCCGGCCAAGATCGAGTTGATTCCCAACGGGATCGTGGTGGGTTCGTGGGAGCCCGATCCGTCCCGCAGAAGCGAAATACGAAAGAAGATGGGGGTGCCGGAGGATCATTTCGTCGCCATCTATTCGGGGGCGCACGGTCCGGCCAACGCATTGGAATACGTGGTCAAGGCTGGACGTCATCTTGAACCCGGCATTTCCATCGTCCTGATCGGGGACGGTCCGGAGAAGGAGAAATTGAAGCGGATCAAGGAAGAAGAACAGTTGGACAACGTCCATCTGCTGGATCCTGTACCCAAATCGGAGATCTTCGATTATATCGCTGCGGCGGATTGTGGCATCATCTCGCTCGCGGACAATGAGATTTTCCGCGGGGCACGCCCCAACAAGCTGTTCGACTACACGTTTGTCGGCAAGCCGATCGTGACCACGGTGGACGGCGAAGTGCGCGAAATCGTGGAGAAAAACGAGGTAGGGTTGTTCAGTGGGGCGGAAGACCCCGTGGGGTTGGCCAAAGCGCTGGCACAAGTGCGCGGCTTTTCCCGTGAGAAACTGGCACAGATCGCAGAAAACGGTCGCCGCTACATCGATCGTGAAGGGGATCGAAGGAAGCTGGCCAAACAGTTTTACCAGCGTTTGCGCACATTGGTGAAAAAGGATTAA
- a CDS encoding SDR family oxidoreductase — protein MKVLVTGGAGFIGSHIVDLLLERGDDVIVVDNLSTGQEAHLKPEVLFYRMDITDHRLSDVVAETRPEVVIHQAAQIDVPTSVRDPLHDAMTNIIGTLNLLEACRNAGVRKVVYASSAAVYGNPEYLPIDEKHPVAPLSGYGISKHTPEHYLQVYAQLHGLAYTVLRYANVYGIRQDPRGEGGVISIFIEKVLKGEPITVFGDGEQTRDYIYVEDVARANVAALTNGDGQILNIGTGQKTSINELIALFEEVIGQKMEIHHAPDRPGDIKHSYFDNRRAMEVLNWRPETDLSVGLQKTLTYYRERITR, from the coding sequence ATGAAAGTGTTGGTTACGGGAGGAGCTGGGTTCATTGGTTCCCACATCGTCGATCTTTTGTTGGAACGCGGTGACGACGTAATCGTGGTGGACAATCTCAGCACGGGACAGGAAGCACATCTGAAGCCGGAAGTGTTGTTTTACCGCATGGACATCACCGATCATCGTTTGTCCGACGTTGTCGCCGAAACACGGCCGGAAGTGGTCATTCATCAAGCTGCACAGATCGACGTCCCGACGTCCGTGCGGGATCCGTTGCACGACGCCATGACCAACATCATCGGGACGCTCAATTTGCTGGAAGCGTGCCGTAACGCTGGTGTGCGAAAGGTAGTCTATGCATCATCTGCGGCTGTATACGGCAATCCCGAATATTTGCCGATTGATGAAAAACATCCGGTGGCACCGCTCTCCGGTTACGGTATTTCCAAACACACGCCAGAACATTATTTGCAAGTGTATGCCCAATTGCACGGGTTGGCCTACACGGTTCTCCGTTATGCCAACGTTTACGGTATCCGTCAAGACCCCCGCGGGGAAGGCGGTGTCATCTCCATTTTCATCGAAAAGGTGCTCAAAGGTGAACCGATTACTGTTTTCGGAGATGGCGAACAGACGCGCGATTACATCTACGTGGAGGATGTGGCACGCGCCAATGTAGCGGCGCTGACCAACGGGGACGGACAGATTTTGAATATCGGTACCGGACAGAAGACGTCCATCAATGAGCTGATCGCCCTGTTTGAGGAAGTGATCGGCCAAAAAATGGAAATCCATCATGCTCCGGACCGTCCAGGAGATATTAAGCATAGTTACTTCGACAACCGGCGTGCGATGGAGGTATTGAACTGGCGACCGGAGACGGATCTTTCCGTGGGATTGCAGAAAACATTGACGTATTATCGCGAACGGATCACCCGATGA
- a CDS encoding acyltransferase has product MNHYIHDSVQLGDNVKIGHFSVIEEGVVIGDNVVIGNNVTIHAGTVVGNNVSIADNSVIGRWPKPAKTSTVKVDAELPPLRLGDGCNIGANVVLYRGSTFGDEVMIGDLASVREKCEIGRNVVIGRGVAVENQVKIGEYTKIQTNAYITAYTTLEDHVFIAPTVTTTNDNFMGRTKERFKFVKGPYVKRGARVGGGSILLPGVTVAEESFIAAGALVHRDTEPAKLYIGVPAKPLRDVPDREKLENQE; this is encoded by the coding sequence ATGAACCATTACATTCACGATTCCGTTCAACTGGGCGACAACGTGAAAATCGGTCATTTTTCGGTCATCGAAGAAGGCGTCGTGATCGGCGACAATGTGGTGATCGGCAACAATGTGACCATTCACGCCGGCACCGTGGTGGGGAACAATGTCTCCATCGCCGACAACAGTGTCATCGGTCGTTGGCCCAAACCGGCCAAGACCAGTACGGTAAAAGTGGACGCCGAACTACCGCCGCTCCGCTTGGGCGATGGATGCAACATCGGGGCCAATGTGGTATTGTACCGCGGCAGCACCTTCGGCGATGAGGTGATGATCGGCGATCTGGCCTCCGTTCGCGAGAAATGCGAGATCGGTCGGAATGTTGTCATCGGCCGGGGCGTGGCCGTCGAAAACCAGGTGAAGATCGGGGAATATACCAAGATTCAAACCAACGCCTATATCACCGCTTACACTACATTGGAAGACCACGTATTTATCGCGCCGACGGTCACCACGACCAACGACAATTTCATGGGCCGGACCAAGGAACGGTTCAAATTCGTCAAAGGACCGTACGTCAAACGTGGTGCCCGCGTTGGCGGCGGCTCCATCTTGCTCCCCGGCGTCACCGTGGCAGAAGAGAGTTTCATCGCGGCGGGCGCTCTGGTTCATCGTGACACCGAACCGGCAAAACTGTACATCGGCGTACCGGCCAAACCGTTGCGGGACGTGCCTGACCGTGAGAAGCTGGAAAACCAAGAATAA
- a CDS encoding glycosyltransferase family 4 protein, whose protein sequence is MAKKVMIFSSVHGYNDSRIFHKQAVSLARAGYNVELHAIADFEERTEQGVRIMGIPPHKSKLHRLAAGWTLFRRAMKSRADFYHFHDPELLPWGVLIHWLTGAPVVYDAHEDLPKQIHTKPWIPAKIRGIVSRVVHKVEKGLARRLPAVVTATESIRSQFAGAGVRRVQVIKNYPLPLPRLERNAEEDDVNRVLYVGGISYLRGYREMIAMMDHLPKELNAELHLIGPLQHIAPEDQDREALAAKRVYLHGRIPFEEVQQWLMKGKVGLVCLHPVENYRESLPIKLFEYMAAGLPVIATDFPLWREIVEGSRCGFLVNPLNPEEMAEKVAMLLSDEAKRREMGENGRRAHEEVYNWQVEEQKLLQLYQELA, encoded by the coding sequence ATGGCCAAAAAGGTGATGATATTCAGCTCCGTGCACGGGTACAACGATTCCCGCATCTTTCACAAACAGGCGGTATCACTCGCCCGGGCGGGGTATAACGTGGAACTTCATGCGATTGCCGATTTTGAGGAGCGAACGGAACAAGGGGTACGCATCATGGGCATACCCCCGCACAAGAGCAAACTCCATCGACTGGCGGCGGGGTGGACGTTGTTTCGGCGGGCGATGAAAAGCCGGGCCGACTTTTATCATTTTCATGACCCGGAGCTGTTGCCTTGGGGGGTTCTGATTCATTGGCTGACGGGGGCTCCCGTCGTTTATGACGCTCATGAGGATCTGCCCAAACAGATCCACACCAAGCCCTGGATTCCGGCGAAGATCCGTGGCATCGTCTCACGTGTGGTACACAAGGTGGAAAAGGGATTGGCTCGTCGTTTGCCCGCGGTGGTGACGGCAACGGAGTCGATTCGAAGCCAGTTCGCGGGTGCGGGTGTCCGTCGCGTCCAAGTGATTAAAAACTACCCGTTGCCACTTCCGCGTTTGGAGCGGAACGCGGAGGAAGACGATGTCAACAGGGTGCTGTATGTGGGCGGCATCTCCTATCTGAGAGGATACCGCGAGATGATCGCGATGATGGATCACCTGCCGAAAGAGCTGAACGCCGAACTGCACCTGATCGGACCGCTTCAGCACATTGCGCCGGAAGACCAGGATCGTGAGGCACTCGCAGCCAAACGGGTGTACTTGCACGGTCGGATTCCGTTTGAGGAAGTGCAGCAATGGCTGATGAAAGGGAAGGTGGGGCTGGTTTGCCTCCATCCGGTAGAAAACTACCGTGAATCCCTGCCGATCAAACTGTTTGAATATATGGCCGCCGGACTGCCGGTGATCGCCACCGATTTTCCGCTATGGCGGGAGATTGTGGAGGGCAGTCGGTGCGGGTTTCTGGTCAATCCGCTCAATCCCGAGGAAATGGCGGAAAAAGTGGCGATGCTTCTGTCGGATGAGGCGAAACGCCGGGAGATGGGAGAAAACGGCCGGCGGGCGCATGAGGAAGTGTACAACTGGCAAGTGGAAGAGCAAAAACTGTTGCAACTGTATCAGGAGCTTGCTTAA
- a CDS encoding O-antigen ligase family protein, with amino-acid sequence MLPRQQWLEKLFYAMIAFALLGPTLGVKVPGFKLTFFRVAFFALAVALILRWVNDKSIEASHMYRIRWYWAFFAFWVAYAAISLTWVIDLGKGIKYLTFLLMMTLLCLSFPFFANTEKQFWQTMRTLFWVFFGIVAFGFFESITFFHLPSSRYWLSDAPNITSVFENQNDLATAITLALPFIGTALYMFKASRQTKVLAYITVVVALYCLLATGSRSNTMMALPLILLAWAVSLPFTVDREKLKKNFLRGLGVFLSIVLIVGLLNVTLLSGGKNSARAKLASTFGIFLDLKGDWKVPTDQEGIEAGEGTGGTSITVRKNLLLYGLHYLQESNYMGVGAGNVEAHNEANLGKGINKVNIHNWWAEVLVNFGVLIFVMYMVLYFGLLRRLWRLASIKRSPHLSPLIRWGALSSLLSLIGFFIGGVAPSSCIHFTPMWISYGVALAVVVLGEQQRKKAEQETEATTVNS; translated from the coding sequence ATGTTACCGAGACAACAGTGGCTGGAAAAGCTGTTTTACGCGATGATTGCGTTTGCTTTGTTGGGCCCCACGCTGGGGGTCAAAGTACCGGGGTTTAAGCTGACGTTTTTCCGCGTCGCTTTCTTTGCCCTGGCGGTGGCGTTGATCCTGCGCTGGGTCAATGACAAAAGCATCGAAGCCTCTCATATGTACCGCATTCGATGGTACTGGGCGTTTTTTGCTTTTTGGGTGGCCTATGCCGCCATTTCCCTCACTTGGGTGATCGATCTCGGAAAAGGGATCAAGTATCTCACGTTCCTGTTGATGATGACGCTTCTCTGTTTGTCGTTTCCTTTCTTCGCCAATACGGAGAAGCAGTTCTGGCAGACGATGCGCACGCTGTTTTGGGTGTTTTTCGGTATTGTCGCCTTCGGCTTTTTTGAATCGATCACCTTTTTCCATTTGCCGTCTTCCCGTTATTGGTTGAGTGATGCGCCCAACATCACCTCTGTATTTGAAAACCAAAACGATCTGGCTACGGCGATTACGCTGGCTCTTCCGTTTATCGGGACAGCGCTGTACATGTTCAAAGCATCCCGCCAAACCAAGGTGCTGGCGTATATCACTGTCGTTGTGGCCTTGTATTGCCTCTTGGCGACCGGTTCACGTTCCAACACAATGATGGCCCTGCCGCTCATCCTGTTGGCGTGGGCTGTCTCGTTGCCGTTCACAGTGGACCGGGAGAAGCTGAAGAAAAACTTCCTGCGGGGATTGGGTGTATTTCTCTCCATCGTTCTGATCGTCGGGCTGTTGAACGTCACCTTGCTCTCCGGTGGAAAGAACAGCGCGCGGGCCAAATTGGCCAGCACGTTTGGCATCTTCCTTGATCTGAAGGGAGATTGGAAGGTCCCGACCGATCAGGAAGGAATTGAAGCAGGGGAAGGAACGGGCGGCACCAGCATCACCGTGCGCAAAAACCTCCTGCTGTACGGACTGCACTACCTGCAGGAAAGCAATTATATGGGCGTCGGGGCTGGCAATGTAGAAGCTCACAATGAAGCAAATTTGGGGAAAGGCATCAACAAAGTCAATATCCACAACTGGTGGGCGGAAGTGCTCGTCAACTTTGGCGTGTTGATTTTCGTCATGTATATGGTGCTCTATTTCGGTCTGTTGCGCAGGTTGTGGCGGTTGGCCAGCATCAAACGTTCTCCCCACTTGTCACCGCTCATCCGCTGGGGAGCGCTGTCCAGCCTGTTATCGCTGATCGGTTTCTTTATCGGTGGGGTGGCACCGAGCAGCTGCATCCATTTCACCCCGATGTGGATTTCCTACGGGGTGGCGTTGGCTGTGGTCGTGCTCGGTGAACAGCAACGGAAAAAGGCCGAACAGGAGACTGAGGCAACCACCGTCAACAGCTGA
- a CDS encoding NAD-dependent succinate-semialdehyde dehydrogenase: protein MLKYQLYINGEWIPSGNGRTFSVTNPATGEIVGEVADATTEDVRRAVEAAHRAFPDWAARTAWDRATYLRRAYELIMAHQDELAELMTSEQGKPLPEAKGEVQYAAGFFEWYAEEAKRIYGDTIPASHPDKRILVLRQPVGVVAAITPWNFPAAMITRKIAPALAAGCTVIVKPAEQTPLTALRLAELFQEAGIPAGVVNVVTGTDPRTIGEILLRDERVRKVTFTGSTEVGKLIMRQAADTMKKVSLELGGHAPFIVFEDADLEKAAREVLTSKFRNAGQTCVCTNRIYVHETIADAFAEILVKQVEQLRVGNGMEAGVDIGPLIDGQAAEKAERHVRDAVEKGARVLTGGHRRSEGDVHFFEPTVLVGVTDEMLVQREETFGPVAPIAVFRDEDEAIRRANDTPYGLAAYLYTRNLARAIRVSERLEYGIVGINDGLPSTVQAPFGGMKESGIGREGGKYGMEEFLETKYVSVRLHD, encoded by the coding sequence ATGTTGAAATATCAACTCTACATCAATGGAGAGTGGATCCCGTCGGGGAATGGACGCACATTTTCGGTCACCAACCCCGCAACCGGCGAAATAGTAGGAGAAGTGGCAGATGCGACAACCGAGGATGTACGGCGTGCGGTCGAGGCTGCTCACCGTGCGTTTCCCGATTGGGCCGCCCGTACTGCATGGGATCGGGCTACATATCTACGTAGGGCGTACGAGTTGATCATGGCGCATCAGGACGAGCTGGCTGAACTGATGACCAGCGAACAGGGTAAACCGCTGCCTGAAGCCAAAGGGGAAGTGCAATACGCAGCCGGCTTTTTCGAATGGTATGCCGAAGAGGCCAAGCGGATCTACGGCGACACCATCCCAGCCAGCCACCCGGACAAGCGGATCCTGGTCCTGCGACAGCCTGTTGGTGTCGTAGCCGCCATCACGCCATGGAATTTCCCGGCGGCGATGATCACCCGCAAGATCGCTCCCGCGTTGGCTGCAGGATGTACTGTGATCGTCAAGCCGGCAGAACAGACACCGTTGACGGCGCTCCGGTTGGCGGAATTGTTTCAGGAAGCGGGGATTCCTGCCGGTGTGGTCAATGTGGTAACTGGAACTGATCCGCGGACCATCGGTGAAATTCTGCTCCGTGATGAACGTGTGCGCAAAGTGACGTTTACCGGGTCCACGGAAGTGGGCAAATTGATCATGCGGCAAGCGGCCGATACCATGAAAAAGGTAAGCCTGGAATTGGGTGGACACGCCCCGTTTATCGTGTTTGAGGATGCCGACTTGGAGAAGGCGGCACGGGAAGTCCTCACCAGCAAATTCCGCAATGCGGGGCAAACGTGTGTCTGCACCAACCGGATTTATGTCCATGAAACGATTGCGGATGCGTTTGCTGAAATCCTGGTCAAACAAGTGGAACAACTCCGCGTGGGTAACGGAATGGAAGCGGGTGTTGACATCGGTCCGCTCATCGACGGACAAGCGGCGGAAAAAGCGGAACGACACGTCCGGGACGCCGTGGAAAAGGGTGCCCGCGTTTTGACTGGCGGACACCGCCGCAGTGAGGGAGATGTCCACTTCTTCGAGCCGACCGTGCTGGTAGGTGTCACGGATGAAATGCTCGTCCAAAGGGAAGAAACATTCGGCCCCGTTGCGCCGATTGCCGTTTTCCGCGATGAAGACGAGGCGATCCGCCGTGCCAACGATACGCCCTACGGATTGGCCGCTTATCTGTACACACGCAATCTGGCTCGCGCCATCCGCGTTTCGGAGCGGTTGGAGTACGGGATTGTCGGCATTAATGACGGCCTTCCCTCCACGGTACAAGCGCCGTTTGGTGGCATGAAGGAATCCGGCATCGGACGGGAAGGCGGCAAATACGGTATGGAGGAATTCCTCGAAACAAAATATGTTTCTGTTCGTCTTCACGATTAA